From the genome of Streptomyces sp. NBC_00659, one region includes:
- a CDS encoding bifunctional DNA primase/polymerase, whose product MSAEFGHRSGTRGRISKWLRGRRPKAPAQMSADGREALLLAAAAAGLPLAQAAYPSGYRCSCDRVGCPTPARHPVSFAWQTQSTTDRAQIERWARHQPKANFITATGMVHDVLDVPLDAGREALERLLASGIEVGPVAETGDGRMLFFTLTRGTPEDEDEWWPCELDCHPETMDEHPGLRWHCRGSYVLVPPAQLPGGLGVDWVRGPEHPLPDPLTLLEILTDECARYAGANGADRLAAWPHRG is encoded by the coding sequence ATGAGCGCGGAGTTCGGTCACCGCTCCGGCACGCGGGGCAGGATCTCGAAGTGGCTGCGCGGACGCCGGCCCAAAGCCCCGGCGCAGATGTCCGCCGACGGCCGTGAGGCCCTGCTGCTCGCCGCCGCCGCCGCGGGGCTGCCGCTCGCGCAGGCCGCGTACCCCTCCGGCTACCGCTGTTCCTGTGACCGCGTCGGCTGTCCCACCCCCGCGCGCCACCCCGTCTCCTTCGCCTGGCAGACGCAGTCGACCACCGACCGCGCGCAGATCGAGCGCTGGGCCCGGCACCAGCCGAAGGCGAACTTCATCACCGCGACCGGCATGGTGCACGACGTCCTGGACGTGCCGCTGGACGCCGGGCGCGAGGCGCTGGAGCGCCTGCTCGCCTCCGGCATCGAGGTCGGGCCCGTCGCGGAGACCGGCGACGGCCGCATGCTCTTCTTCACCCTCACCCGCGGTACGCCCGAGGACGAGGACGAGTGGTGGCCCTGCGAGCTGGACTGCCACCCCGAGACGATGGACGAACACCCCGGCCTGCGCTGGCACTGCCGCGGCTCGTACGTCCTCGTGCCGCCGGCCCAGCTCCCCGGTGGTCTGGGCGTCGACTGGGTGCGCGGCCCCGAGCATCCGCTGCCGGACCCGCTCACGCTCCTGGAGATCCTGACCGACGAATGCGCCCGCTACGCCGGGGCGAACGGCGCGGACCGGCTCGCCGCCTGGCCCCACCGGGGCTGA
- the ddaH gene encoding dimethylargininase, which translates to MHPLRRATPRRYLMCPPVHFDVTYAINPWMNPAKPVDVPLALAQWEDLRDRYRSLGHSVEELAPRPGLPDMVFAANGATVVDGRVLGARFAYPQREAEAAAHLEWFRARGYGRIREPEHVNEGEGDFVVTGSYLLAGRGFRASPLSHGEAQEFLGRPVIGLDLVDPRYYHLDTALAVLDDGTDEIMYHPPAFSPGSREVLRRLFPEALTATPEDAAAMGLNAVSDGLHVLLPQEATGLFDPLRERGFVPVGVDLGELLKGGGSVKCCTQELRGT; encoded by the coding sequence TTGCACCCTCTTCGCCGCGCCACGCCCCGGCGCTACCTCATGTGCCCACCGGTGCACTTCGACGTCACGTACGCGATCAATCCGTGGATGAACCCCGCCAAGCCGGTCGACGTGCCGCTCGCCCTCGCCCAGTGGGAGGACCTCCGGGACCGCTACCGCTCTCTCGGCCACTCGGTCGAGGAACTCGCCCCCCGCCCGGGTCTGCCGGACATGGTCTTCGCGGCGAACGGCGCGACGGTCGTGGACGGGCGGGTGCTGGGTGCCCGGTTCGCCTACCCGCAGCGCGAGGCGGAGGCTGCGGCGCATCTGGAGTGGTTCCGTGCCCGCGGGTACGGGCGGATCCGCGAGCCGGAGCACGTCAACGAGGGAGAGGGCGACTTCGTCGTCACGGGGTCGTACCTGCTCGCGGGCCGGGGCTTTCGCGCGAGCCCGCTCTCGCACGGGGAGGCACAGGAGTTCCTCGGCCGCCCGGTGATCGGCCTGGACCTGGTCGACCCCCGTTACTACCACCTGGACACGGCCCTCGCCGTCCTCGACGACGGCACCGACGAGATCATGTACCACCCGCCGGCCTTCTCCCCCGGCAGCCGCGAGGTCCTGCGCCGGCTGTTCCCGGAGGCGCTGACCGCCACACCGGAGGACGCCGCCGCGATGGGCCTCAACGCGGTCTCGGACGGACTGCACGTGCTGCTGCCGCAGGAGGCGACGGGCCTCTTCGACCCGCTCCGGGAACGCGGGTTCGTTCCCGTCGGCGTCGATCTCGGCGAGCTCCTCAAGGGCGGCGGAAGCGTGAAGTGCTGCACCCAGGAACTGCGGGGCACCTAG
- a CDS encoding small ribosomal subunit Rsm22 family protein, producing MNAPVPPADTLRSALAGLLDGLPPKAAAQAVERLIANYRGTTPTHTPILRDRSDVAAYAAYRMPATFEAVCAALEAFADAVPGWTPGSHVDVGGGTGAATWAVNATWDGVRPVTVLDWAEPALALGREIAAANPELEGAAWQRSRIGAALTIESTDLVTVSYVLGELTEDDRASVVDAAASAARAVVIIEPGTPDGYTRVLAARERLIGAGFHVAAPCPHSATCPIVPGEDWCHFSARVARSSLHRQVKGGSLPYEDEKFSYVAATRFEPAPAPSRVVRKPQIRKGQVLLDLCGPDEALRRETVTKRHGPLYKAARDAEWGDAWPPPGDAS from the coding sequence GTGAACGCCCCCGTACCCCCCGCCGACACCCTGCGCAGCGCCCTCGCCGGACTGCTCGACGGTCTGCCGCCCAAGGCCGCTGCGCAGGCGGTCGAGCGGCTGATCGCGAACTACCGGGGGACCACCCCGACCCACACACCGATCCTGCGGGACCGCTCGGACGTGGCCGCCTACGCCGCGTACCGGATGCCCGCGACGTTCGAGGCGGTGTGCGCGGCGCTGGAGGCGTTCGCGGACGCGGTGCCCGGCTGGACGCCCGGGAGTCATGTGGACGTCGGCGGCGGCACGGGCGCGGCCACCTGGGCGGTGAACGCGACCTGGGACGGCGTCCGCCCGGTGACGGTGCTCGACTGGGCCGAACCGGCCCTCGCGCTCGGCCGGGAGATCGCCGCCGCCAACCCGGAACTGGAAGGCGCCGCGTGGCAGCGCTCTCGTATCGGAGCGGCGCTCACCATCGAGAGCACTGATCTCGTCACCGTCTCGTACGTCCTCGGCGAGCTCACCGAGGACGACCGCGCCTCGGTCGTGGACGCCGCCGCGAGCGCCGCCCGGGCGGTAGTGATCATCGAGCCCGGCACCCCCGACGGCTACACCCGGGTCCTCGCCGCGCGCGAGCGCCTGATCGGCGCCGGCTTCCACGTCGCCGCCCCCTGCCCGCACAGCGCCACCTGCCCCATCGTCCCGGGCGAGGACTGGTGCCACTTCTCCGCGCGGGTCGCCCGTTCCTCCCTGCACCGCCAGGTCAAGGGCGGCTCCCTGCCGTACGAGGACGAGAAGTTCAGCTACGTCGCCGCGACTCGCTTCGAGCCCGCCCCGGCGCCCTCGCGCGTCGTGCGCAAGCCGCAGATCCGCAAGGGGCAGGTCCTGCTCGACCTGTGCGGGCCGGACGAGGCGCTGCGCCGGGAGACGGTGACCAAGCGCCACGGACCGCTGTACAAGGCGGCCCGCGACGCCGAGTGGGGCGACGCCTGGCCGCCGCCCGGGGACGCCTCCTAG
- a CDS encoding serine hydrolase domain-containing protein: MPSPADGTHCERKRGGELSAPRLRNGTPERAGLDAGELRGLVHEVRALTRGDDPWAAGVVVVAGRGPVIAVEEAAGWAVRYTAHDEDKDTGVELPPHARVPMTVHTPFDLASLTKLFTAVAAVQQLERGTLGIEARVGAYLPEFRAAREHGITVRQLLTHTSGLRPELPLYDCPDDTARLALLQAEAPSSKPGEYRYSDINLLLLQFVLERVTGRGLDVLVRDGITRPLGMNATAFGPCPGAAATEDQRRPWAKADRGMLRGVVHDENAWALGGVAGHAGLFSTARDLAVFCRTLLAGGSYGPARILGPDFVELLLTPPGLGFALDQRWFMGTLAGHGAAGHTGFTGTSLVLDPATDTFLVLLANTVHPRRRPADNAPRAAAATRLRRAVRGT, encoded by the coding sequence GTGCCGTCCCCGGCGGACGGGACGCACTGCGAACGGAAAAGGGGCGGAGAACTGAGCGCACCACGACTGCGGAACGGCACGCCGGAACGCGCCGGACTCGACGCCGGTGAACTGCGCGGGCTCGTCCACGAGGTCCGTGCCCTCACCCGCGGGGACGACCCGTGGGCGGCGGGCGTCGTGGTGGTCGCGGGGCGCGGCCCGGTCATCGCCGTCGAGGAGGCGGCGGGCTGGGCGGTCCGCTACACGGCCCACGACGAGGACAAGGACACCGGGGTCGAGCTGCCGCCGCACGCACGGGTGCCGATGACCGTGCACACGCCCTTCGACCTGGCCTCCCTCACCAAGCTGTTCACGGCGGTCGCCGCGGTGCAGCAGCTGGAGCGCGGCACGCTGGGCATCGAGGCGCGCGTCGGCGCGTACCTGCCGGAGTTCCGCGCGGCCCGCGAGCACGGCATCACCGTACGGCAGCTGCTCACCCACACCTCCGGGCTGCGCCCCGAACTCCCGCTGTACGACTGCCCGGACGACACGGCACGGCTGGCGCTGCTGCAGGCCGAGGCACCCTCGTCGAAGCCGGGCGAGTACCGGTACTCCGACATCAACCTCCTCCTGCTCCAGTTCGTCCTGGAACGCGTCACCGGCCGGGGGCTCGACGTCCTCGTCCGGGACGGCATCACGCGCCCGCTCGGGATGAACGCCACCGCCTTCGGACCCTGCCCCGGCGCGGCGGCCACGGAGGACCAGCGGCGGCCCTGGGCCAAGGCGGACCGGGGCATGCTGCGGGGTGTGGTGCACGACGAGAACGCCTGGGCGCTCGGCGGGGTCGCCGGGCACGCGGGTCTGTTCTCCACCGCGCGCGATCTGGCCGTGTTCTGCCGCACCCTGCTCGCGGGCGGTTCGTACGGCCCCGCCCGCATCCTCGGCCCCGACTTCGTCGAACTCCTCCTCACCCCGCCCGGCCTCGGATTCGCCCTCGACCAGCGCTGGTTCATGGGCACCCTCGCGGGCCACGGCGCGGCCGGCCACACCGGGTTCACCGGCACCTCCCTGGTCCTGGACCCGGCGACGGACACGTTCCTCGTCCTGCTCGCCAACACGGTCCACCCCCGGCGCCGCCCGGCGGACAACGCGCCCCGGGCGGCGGCGGCCACCCGGCTGCGGCGGGCGGTGCGCGGGACCTGA
- a CDS encoding multidrug effflux MFS transporter — translation MPERGRTARDQESPRGHIPEAGTAGIAPTVAEASPPAAGAGSGASARPHAEPRGPRRTGLLVTLVLGGLTATPPLAMDMYLPSLPEVTGSLHAPAATVQLTLTACLAGMALGQLVVGPMSDRWGRRRPLLGGLAVYVLATALCALAPGIGLLVAFRLVQGLAGAAGIVIARAIVRDLYDGVAMARFFSTLMLISGVAPVVAPLIGGQILRFTDWRGVFVVLTAVGIGLTALVWAKLPETLEPADRHGGGVGEALRAMRRLLADRVFTGYMLAGGFTFAALFAYISASPFVIQDLYGASPQTFSLLFGVNSVGLVIAGQINGKLLVGRVALEKVLATGLALVVLAATALLLMSTGALGRVGLAPVAAALFVLMSAMGLALPNTQTLALMRVRHTAGSASALLGTSSFLVGAVASPLVGVAGEHTAVPMAVVQLVAALVAVGCFVGLCRPRRTGRTANGKGAEN, via the coding sequence ATGCCCGAGCGTGGCCGCACCGCGCGGGACCAGGAGAGCCCGCGAGGGCATATACCCGAGGCAGGGACCGCGGGCATCGCGCCGACGGTCGCCGAGGCGTCACCGCCGGCCGCCGGAGCCGGGTCCGGCGCCTCGGCGCGACCGCACGCGGAACCCCGCGGTCCGCGCCGCACCGGACTCCTCGTCACCCTCGTCCTCGGCGGGCTCACCGCCACACCCCCACTCGCGATGGACATGTACCTCCCCTCGCTGCCGGAGGTCACCGGCTCCCTGCACGCCCCGGCCGCCACCGTGCAGCTCACGCTCACCGCGTGCCTCGCGGGCATGGCGCTCGGGCAGCTCGTCGTCGGGCCCATGAGCGACAGGTGGGGCCGCCGGCGCCCGCTGCTCGGGGGCCTCGCCGTCTACGTCCTCGCCACCGCGCTGTGCGCCCTCGCGCCCGGCATCGGCCTCCTCGTCGCCTTCCGCCTCGTCCAGGGGCTCGCCGGCGCGGCCGGGATAGTGATCGCCCGCGCAATCGTCCGCGACCTGTACGACGGCGTGGCGATGGCCCGCTTCTTCTCCACCCTCATGCTGATCTCCGGCGTCGCCCCGGTCGTCGCGCCCCTCATCGGCGGACAGATCCTGCGCTTCACCGACTGGCGGGGCGTGTTCGTGGTCCTCACCGCCGTCGGCATCGGGCTGACGGCCCTCGTCTGGGCGAAACTGCCCGAGACCCTCGAACCCGCGGACCGGCACGGCGGCGGCGTCGGCGAGGCACTGCGCGCCATGCGCCGGCTGCTCGCCGACCGCGTCTTCACCGGGTACATGCTCGCGGGCGGCTTCACCTTCGCGGCCCTCTTCGCCTACATCTCGGCCTCCCCGTTCGTGATCCAGGACCTGTACGGCGCCTCCCCGCAGACCTTCAGCCTGCTCTTCGGCGTGAACTCCGTCGGCCTCGTGATCGCCGGGCAGATCAACGGCAAACTGCTGGTCGGCCGGGTCGCCCTGGAAAAGGTCCTCGCCACCGGCCTCGCCCTCGTCGTCCTCGCCGCGACCGCGCTGCTGCTCATGTCCACCGGCGCCCTCGGGCGGGTCGGGCTCGCCCCGGTCGCCGCCGCGCTGTTCGTGCTGATGTCCGCCATGGGCCTCGCCCTGCCCAACACACAGACGCTCGCCCTCATGCGCGTACGGCACACGGCCGGTTCCGCCTCCGCGCTGCTCGGCACCTCCTCCTTCCTCGTCGGCGCGGTCGCCTCACCGCTCGTCGGCGTCGCGGGAGAGCACACCGCCGTCCCGATGGCCGTTGTCCAGCTGGTGGCCGCGCTGGTGGCCGTCGGCTGCTTCGTGGGACTGTGCCGTCCCCGGCGGACGGGACGCACTGCGAACGGAAAAGGGGCGGAGAACTGA